The Limanda limanda chromosome 13, fLimLim1.1, whole genome shotgun sequence genome has a window encoding:
- the LOC133018728 gene encoding tripartite motif-containing protein 16-like: MAQQENQLGRETFCCPICLDLLKDPVTTVCGHSYCKSCINTHWDKEEERGSYSCPQCRQTFTPRPVLEKNTMLAALVEELKKTGLQAAPADHCYAGPEDVACDVCTGRKLKALKSCLVCLTSYCEKHLQHHLQSPPLKKHKLVEPSEKLQENICSCHDEVMEMFCRTDQQCICSLCSVEKHKDHDTVTAAAERTERQRELGLRRQTIQQRVQDTEKDVKLLQQEEEAVNGSADKAVEDSEEIFTELIRLMEKRSSDVKQQIRSQQETEVRRVRELQERLEQEITELKRKDHELKQLSDTEDHNQLLHNYPSLAPLSESTHSSSFRIRPLRNFEDVTAAVSQVGGRLQDILSETRTKILQTVSQVDVLLRQPETRADFLKYSQEITLDPNTARRGLISFKGNRKVTCMREDQSYSDHPDRFTYWRQVLSRESLTGRCYWEVEMKVGWREVGVGVTYKNISRAGNVNECVFGYNDKSCSFHWNGNSYYICYNNIKTLVSGPWPSRVGVYLDHRAGVLSFYSVSDTMTLLRRVQTTFTQPLYAGVRVYYVGDPAEFCKLK, from the coding sequence atggcgcagcaagaaaatcaacttgGCAGAGAAACGTTCTGCTGtccgatctgtctggatctactgaaggatccggtgactactgtctgtggacacagctactgtaagagctgtattaacacccactgggacaaagaggaggagagaggaagctacagctgtcctcagtgtagacagaccttcacaccgaggcctgtcctggagaaaaacaccatgttagctgctttagtggaggagctgaagaagactggactccaagctgctcctgctgatcactgctatgctggacctgaagatgtggcctgtgatgtctgcactgggagaaaactgaaagctctcaagtcctgtttggtttgtttgacctcttattgtgaaaaacacctccagcatcATCTTCAGTCACCTCCactgaagaagcacaagctggtggagccctcggagaagctccaggagaacatctgctcttgtcacgacgaggtgatggagatgttctgccgcactgatcagcagtgtatctgttctctctgctctgtggagaaaCATAAAGATCACGACACagtgacagctgcagcagaaaggactgagaggcagagggagcttgggctgaggagacaaacaatccagcagagagtccaggacacagagaaagacgtgaagctgcttcaacaggaggaggaggccgtcaatggctctgctgataaagcagtggaggacagtgaggagatcttcactgagctgatccgtctgatggagaaaagaagctctgatgtgaagcagcagatcagatcccagcaggaaactgaagtgagacgtgtcagagagcttcaggagagactggagcaggagatcactgagctgaagaggaaagaccatgaactgaagcagctctcagacacagaggatcacaaccagcttctacacaactacccctcactggcaccactcagtgaatctacacactcatccagcttcaggatccgtcctctgaggaactttgaggacgtgacagcagctgtgtcacaggtcggaggtcgactacaggacattctgagtgagacaaggacaaagattttacagactgtgtctcaagtggatgttttactgcgacaaccagagaccagagctgacttcttaaaatattcacaggaaatcacactggatccaaacacagctcGCAGAGGTCTGATATCATttaagggaaacagaaaagtaacatgtatgagagaagatcagtcttattctgatcacccagacagattcacttattggcgtcaggtcctgagtagagagagtctgactggacgttgttactgggaggtggagatgaaAGTCGGGTGGAGAGAAGTTGGTGTAGgtgtcacatacaagaatatcagcagagcaggaaacgtaaatgaatgtgtatttggatacaatgataaatcttgctCATTCCATTGGAATGGAAACAGTTATTACATTTGTTACAACAACATCAAGACTCTAGTGTCAGGTCCTTGgccctccagagtaggagtgtacctggatcacagagcaggtgttctgtccttctacagcgtctctgacaccatgactctcctccgcagagtccagaccacattcactcagcctctctatgctggagttagggtttATTATGTTGGAGAcccagctgagttctgtaaactcaaatag